AGTCCTACCACCGGCAGTGTTACTCTCCAAGATCAAACAATCACCGAACCGGGACCAGATCGGATGATGGTATTTCAAAATTATTGTCTGTTACCTTGGAAAAGTGCCTATGAAAACGTTTATTTAGCCGTTAATACGGTTTACCCTGATAAATCTAATTTAGAAAAAAAGGAAATTGTTAATAAATACCTACAAATGGTCGGTTTAACTGAGGCAGCAGTCAAAAAACCGGGGCAACTATCGGGGGGTATGAAACAAAGGGTAGCCATAGCGCGCGCCCTCGCCATTAAGCCAGAAGTTTTGATTTTAGATGAACCATTTGGGGCGCTGGATGCTATTACCAAAGAAGAATTACAAGAGGAATTATTAAAAATTTGGACAGATTATGGTTTAACAGTGTTAATGATTACCCATGATATTGATGAGGCGTTATTTTTAGCTGATCGTATCGTAATGATGACCAATGGACCTAGTGCTAAGGTAGGGGAAATAATGGCAGTGCCATTTGATCGTCCTCGCATTCGAGACTTAGTGACGGAAGACCCTCGTTATTATGAATTACGCAATGAAGCCATTGATTTTTTGTATAATCGTTATGCCCATGATGAGACGGAGGGCGCTGATGATGAGGTAGATATAGAAAAAGAACCCGTTAACAAAGGTAAAATATTTGGTATTATCGGTGGTATTATCCTTGCTGGAGTAGTAGGTATAACCATGTGGCAATCTTTTGCTTCTCGCCCTAATTCTAATACTCCCACCCCCGTTGAATCTGTTAATTAATTGACTTCTCCAGAAATACGGGCAAGATGCCTGTTTCACCGTGCAAAAATCCTAATTAATAAATTTGTAGGTTGGGTTAGCCAAAGCGTAACCCAACAATGTTAACTATCTTTAAATTACCTTTGCTCTTTGCCTATTGCCCTTCACCTCACGATGGCACTTTTTCAGCAACCCCTAACT
Above is a window of Cyanobacterium sp. T60_A2020_053 DNA encoding:
- a CDS encoding ATP-binding cassette domain-containing protein — its product is MQTVTNSQTTLSKESQVFLNISDVSKVYPTEDGEYVVLDGVNLQVKKGEFICVIGHSGCGKSTLLNMVAGFNSPTTGSVTLQDQTITEPGPDRMMVFQNYCLLPWKSAYENVYLAVNTVYPDKSNLEKKEIVNKYLQMVGLTEAAVKKPGQLSGGMKQRVAIARALAIKPEVLILDEPFGALDAITKEELQEELLKIWTDYGLTVLMITHDIDEALFLADRIVMMTNGPSAKVGEIMAVPFDRPRIRDLVTEDPRYYELRNEAIDFLYNRYAHDETEGADDEVDIEKEPVNKGKIFGIIGGIILAGVVGITMWQSFASRPNSNTPTPVESVN